The genomic stretch CCCGACTGCCAGCATTGACATGATACTAACCCATCACATTCAATTTGACCTGCTTACATGCACTGGAACATCCTTGGAAATACCTAGAAGTGAATGATTGTATGCCAGTGTTGAGCCAAACCAAGTGCCTCTTTTACAGAGAGGGTAGGTCCCCTAAAAAAAGTGATGGTAGATCCCATTCCAGTGCTATTTATTGTGTGTCAAAGAGACAAGTCCATACAGTACGCTAACAGAGTAGACCCAGCACAGTCAGATGCACCAGTAGGTCACTGTCACATTGCAGAAGGTAGATGTATTAAATGGCTGACTCTTTATTTTCTCCTTGCGTGTCAAGTtgcaccccctctctcttctcatttGCTTTAGGCTATAATCAGAAGCATTCTCAGCATTTTTCCGTTTCACTCCGATGGCTTTCACATTTCGGGTTGCTGCTCAGCAGTAAGCGTCGGCCGTGGCTCCGGCGACTCGTAGCGTTGGAAGTTCCGCTTCCTTATTTTCTCAGGAGCTTTCCTCCAGAGAACGACCTCCTAGTAATAGAGAAGAATTACATCAACACTAGTCACAGTGATCCTCTCATAGGTTATTGTAAATGTGCATACTGAGATGAGACGATCGCTTTCAATAATACTATAGGCCAATTTCGATGTTTTGAGTTCAAACTACTGTAATATTAAACTTCTGTAATATTTTGCTgccacagatatacactacatgaccaaaagtatatggacaccatcgagcatctcattccaaaaccataTGCATTAATATGgcgttggtccccctttgctgcaacaacagcctccactcttctgggaaggttttccactagatgttgaaagaTTGCTGCATGGACttacattcagccacaagaacattaatgaggtcggcactgatgttaggcgatcaggcctggctcacagtccacgttccaattcatcccaaaggtgtttgatggggttgagatcagggctctgtgcaggccagtaaagGTCTTCCACGCCAATCTCGACaacccatttctgtatggacctcgctagGTGCACGGGGGCatggtcatgctgaaacaggaaaggtccttccccaaactgttgccacaaagttggaagcacagaatcgtatgctgtagcgttaacatttccattcactggaactaaggggccgagcccgaaccatgaaaaacaaccccaaaccattattcctcctccaccaaacttgacagttgggcactatgcattggggcaggtagcattctcctggcatccgcaaaATCCAGATTAGtttgttggactgccagatggcaAAGAGTGATtcatggcggcgagctttacaccactccaaataaagaaaaacccttgaatgagtaggtgtgtccaaacttctgtcTGGTACTCTATGTAGTGTATCTGCAGTCTTGGAACAATAACAACAGACTGGTAAATGGAAGTTGGCTTTGATGTTCTGTACCTGCTGTTTGAAGTatctcctgtcctcctcatccACCAGCACCAGGTTGAGGAAGTACCGCACAGAGAACTTCTTGTTGACATCCCTCATGGTGGCTGTCAGGTCGTAGCCAGCCAAAAACAGACGGATGGGAATGGACTCTCCTAAGAGTGAAAGAACAGGCATGAAGAGGGTTGTGAAACAAGTTCCATGGCAAGAAGAGAGATGTACACTAGTCCTGAAAACATTAAACTGCTTTGGTGGGGCGGAATAACAAAATAAAATAGATATTGAAATAAAAATCATAATATTGGGACAAATCAACACCATATTGTGCATACCTTTCACAGGGGCGCCATCCATTATGTCATACTTGGCAACAGTGTCCGTCTCTGTAGTTGTGCTCGGCCCTGCGAAGGAATATCACATGACCAAATATATACATTTCACACTGTTCTTAAAGCAAACAGATTACAGGACAGTTTTAAAAGTTTTCACAACATTTGAAATCTGAAGAATCTGGAACATTCaataatttaaaataaaaatgttatttAAAAGAGTAACATCTTATGCCGTTTTAAGTGAACTTTCCCTTTAAGTAAACCTCATCTCACCTATTCCAGTCATCTCCTTCTTTATCAACTGAAGTTCCATGTGCTGGATTTTGATTCTCACCAGAAGGAAATAGATTTTACCCACAATGACATCTTTCAAGTGGTATCTGAGAAGACAGTTGAGGTCAGGTCAAGTTATACATTTATAATAATGTATATATACATTCTAAtcatttatttaatttataactTCTTTATCTGAAACCAATTTTGACATGTATTTGCTACTGTGCTATGGTTTGAATGCATGAATGTCTTATagtgatatatatagatatatattttacTTGGACTTGTTGTATTCAAACTCTATGTGTAGACAGTCTTCAATGCCAACTTCCATTTTAATGGAATTATTCACATCAGGGTAAGTAGCCAGCTGATGGACAATGAGCTCATACTCTTTCACCAGATCAGACAGTCTCCTCATTACTGTCACTTTGAGGAAATATCTACAGGAAATAACAAAAGGAGAGTTATGGTTTACAACAATGCAAATGACATTAAACCGACACACTGCTTATATTCATAAGGTGGATGCAGCAATGACAACAATAAGCCATCTGATGCAGTTTCACTGATCATCTCAAGCTGTGCCAATAGAAAAGGACGATGCAGAGGACATCTGGTTATGACAGAGTTGTGCGCTAACCTCAGTCGGACATTGGTTCCAACG from Oncorhynchus keta strain PuntledgeMale-10-30-2019 chromosome 24, Oket_V2, whole genome shotgun sequence encodes the following:
- the LOC118402742 gene encoding vacuolar protein sorting-associated protein 26A-like, with product MSFLGGLFGPVCEIDVLLNDAETRKTAELKTEDGKVEKNYLFYDGESVSGKVNLNVRQTGKRLEHQGIRIEFVGQIELFSDKSNTHEFVNLVKELALPGELTQNRSYDFEFTQVEKPYESYVGTNVRLRYFLKVTVMRRLSDLVKEYELIVHQLATYPDVNNSIKMEVGIEDCLHIEFEYNKSKYHLKDVIVGKIYFLLVRIKIQHMELQLIKKEMTGIGPSTTTETDTVAKYDIMDGAPVKGESIPIRLFLAGYDLTATMRDVNKKFSVRYFLNLVLVDEEDRRYFKQQEVVLWRKAPEKIRKRNFQRYESPEPRPTLTAEQQPEM